The following coding sequences lie in one Clupea harengus chromosome 23, Ch_v2.0.2, whole genome shotgun sequence genomic window:
- the ctbp2l gene encoding C-terminal binding protein 2, like isoform X3, which translates to MEMSVGRLESGSGIRPQIMNGPMHPRPLVALLDGRDCTVEMPILKDLATVAFCDAQSTQEIHEKVLNEAVGAMMYHTITLTREDLEKFKALRIIIRIGSGYDNIDIKAAGELGIAVCNIPAAAVEETADSTICHILNLYRRNTWLYQALREGTRVQSVEQIREVASGAARIRGETLGLIGFGRTGQAVAVRAKVFGFNVIFYDPYLQDGLERSLGVQRVYTLQDLLYQSDCVSLHCNLNEHNHHLINDFTIKQMRQGAFLVNTARGGLVDEKALAQALKEGRIRGAALDVHETEPFSFAQGPLKDAPNLICTPHTAWYSEQASLEMREAAATEIRRAITGRIPDSLRNCVNKEFFVTTAPWAVMDQQGVHPELNGATYRYPPGLVGVAPGGIPGAMEGLVPGGVPVAHSLPSGTHPSQAPSPNQPSKHGETREHLTEQ; encoded by the exons ATGGAGATGTCAGTCGGCCGGCTGGAGAGCGGTTCAG GTATCCGGCCTCAGATCATGAACGGGCCCATGCACCCGCGCCCGCTGGTGGCGCTGCTGGACGGCCGGGACTGCACTGTGGAGATGCCCATCCTCAAAGACCTGGCAACCGTGGCATTCTGTGACGCCCAGTCCACACAGGAGATCCACGAgaag gtcCTGAATGAGGCAGTGGGGGCTATGATGTACCACACCATCACCCTGACGCGAGAGGACCTGGAGAAGTTCAAAGCCCTGCGCATCATCATCCGCATCGGCAGTGGCTATGACAACATCGACATCAAAGCAGCCGGAGAACTGG gtattgCAGTGTGCAACATTCCGGCAGCAGCGGTGGAGGAGACGGCCGACTCCACCATTTGCCACATCCTGAACCTGTACCGCCGGAACACCTGGCTGTACCAGGCCCTGCGTGAGGGCACCCGCGTCCAGAGCGTGGAGCAGATCAGAGAGGTGGCGTCTGGGGCCGCACGCATCCGTGGAGAGACCCTGGGCCTCATTGGCTtcg gtcgCACAGGTCAGGCGGTGGCGGTGCGGGCGAAGGTGTTTGGCTTCAACGTGATCTTCTACGACCCGTACCTGCAGGACGGCCTGGAGCGCTCCCTGGGCGTACAGCGCGTCTACACCCTCCAGGACCTACTCTACCAGAGCGACTGCGTCTCCTTACACTGCAATCTCAACGAACACAACCACCACCTCATCAATGACTTCACCATCAAACAG atgcgTCAGGGGGCGTTCCTGGTGAACACGGCTCGGGGGGGTTTGGTGGATGAGAAGGCCCTGGCCCAGGCCCTGAAGGAGGGGCGGATACGTGGAGCTGCCCTGGATGTGCACGAGACCGAGCCCTTCAG CTTTGCCCAGGGCCCTCTGAAGGATGCCCCCAATCTGATCTGCACCCCACACACCGCCTGGTACAGCGAGCAGGCCTCTctggagatgagagaggcagCAGCCACTGAGATCCGGCGAGCCATTACCG GCCGCATCCCAGACAGCCTAAGAAACTGCGTCAACAAGGAGTTCTTTGTCACCACAGCACCCTGGGCAGTGATGGACCAGCAGGGCGTCCACCCTGAGCTCAACGGCGCCACCTACAG GTACCCGCCGGGGCTGGTGGGTGTAGCTCCAGGTGGCATCCCAGGGGCGATGGAGGGTCTGGTGCCAGGTGGGGTGCCCGTCGCCCACAGCCTCCCATCAGGCACCCACCCCTCCCAGGCCCCCTCCCCTAACCAGCCGTCCAAACACGGCGAGACCAGAGAACACCTGACCGAGCAATAG
- the ctbp2l gene encoding C-terminal binding protein 2, like isoform X2: MALTDKHKVKRQRLDRICEGIRPQIMNGPMHPRPLVALLDGRDCTVEMPILKDLATVAFCDAQSTQEIHEKVLNEAVGAMMYHTITLTREDLEKFKALRIIIRIGSGYDNIDIKAAGELGIAVCNIPAAAVEETADSTICHILNLYRRNTWLYQALREGTRVQSVEQIREVASGAARIRGETLGLIGFGRTGQAVAVRAKVFGFNVIFYDPYLQDGLERSLGVQRVYTLQDLLYQSDCVSLHCNLNEHNHHLINDFTIKQMRQGAFLVNTARGGLVDEKALAQALKEGRIRGAALDVHETEPFSFAQGPLKDAPNLICTPHTAWYSEQASLEMREAAATEIRRAITGRIPDSLRNCVNKEFFVTTAPWAVMDQQGVHPELNGATYRYPPGLVGVAPGGIPGAMEGLVPGGVPVAHSLPSGTHPSQAPSPNQPSKHGETREHLTEQ, from the exons GTATCCGGCCTCAGATCATGAACGGGCCCATGCACCCGCGCCCGCTGGTGGCGCTGCTGGACGGCCGGGACTGCACTGTGGAGATGCCCATCCTCAAAGACCTGGCAACCGTGGCATTCTGTGACGCCCAGTCCACACAGGAGATCCACGAgaag gtcCTGAATGAGGCAGTGGGGGCTATGATGTACCACACCATCACCCTGACGCGAGAGGACCTGGAGAAGTTCAAAGCCCTGCGCATCATCATCCGCATCGGCAGTGGCTATGACAACATCGACATCAAAGCAGCCGGAGAACTGG gtattgCAGTGTGCAACATTCCGGCAGCAGCGGTGGAGGAGACGGCCGACTCCACCATTTGCCACATCCTGAACCTGTACCGCCGGAACACCTGGCTGTACCAGGCCCTGCGTGAGGGCACCCGCGTCCAGAGCGTGGAGCAGATCAGAGAGGTGGCGTCTGGGGCCGCACGCATCCGTGGAGAGACCCTGGGCCTCATTGGCTtcg gtcgCACAGGTCAGGCGGTGGCGGTGCGGGCGAAGGTGTTTGGCTTCAACGTGATCTTCTACGACCCGTACCTGCAGGACGGCCTGGAGCGCTCCCTGGGCGTACAGCGCGTCTACACCCTCCAGGACCTACTCTACCAGAGCGACTGCGTCTCCTTACACTGCAATCTCAACGAACACAACCACCACCTCATCAATGACTTCACCATCAAACAG atgcgTCAGGGGGCGTTCCTGGTGAACACGGCTCGGGGGGGTTTGGTGGATGAGAAGGCCCTGGCCCAGGCCCTGAAGGAGGGGCGGATACGTGGAGCTGCCCTGGATGTGCACGAGACCGAGCCCTTCAG CTTTGCCCAGGGCCCTCTGAAGGATGCCCCCAATCTGATCTGCACCCCACACACCGCCTGGTACAGCGAGCAGGCCTCTctggagatgagagaggcagCAGCCACTGAGATCCGGCGAGCCATTACCG GCCGCATCCCAGACAGCCTAAGAAACTGCGTCAACAAGGAGTTCTTTGTCACCACAGCACCCTGGGCAGTGATGGACCAGCAGGGCGTCCACCCTGAGCTCAACGGCGCCACCTACAG GTACCCGCCGGGGCTGGTGGGTGTAGCTCCAGGTGGCATCCCAGGGGCGATGGAGGGTCTGGTGCCAGGTGGGGTGCCCGTCGCCCACAGCCTCCCATCAGGCACCCACCCCTCCCAGGCCCCCTCCCCTAACCAGCCGTCCAAACACGGCGAGACCAGAGAACACCTGACCGAGCAATAG
- the ctbp2l gene encoding C-terminal binding protein 2, like isoform X5 produces MNGPMHPRPLVALLDGRDCTVEMPILKDLATVAFCDAQSTQEIHEKVLNEAVGAMMYHTITLTREDLEKFKALRIIIRIGSGYDNIDIKAAGELGIAVCNIPAAAVEETADSTICHILNLYRRNTWLYQALREGTRVQSVEQIREVASGAARIRGETLGLIGFGRTGQAVAVRAKVFGFNVIFYDPYLQDGLERSLGVQRVYTLQDLLYQSDCVSLHCNLNEHNHHLINDFTIKQMRQGAFLVNTARGGLVDEKALAQALKEGRIRGAALDVHETEPFSFAQGPLKDAPNLICTPHTAWYSEQASLEMREAAATEIRRAITGRIPDSLRNCVNKEFFVTTAPWAVMDQQGVHPELNGATYRYPPGLVGVAPGGIPGAMEGLVPGGVPVAHSLPSGTHPSQAPSPNQPSKHGETREHLTEQ; encoded by the exons ATGAACGGGCCCATGCACCCGCGCCCGCTGGTGGCGCTGCTGGACGGCCGGGACTGCACTGTGGAGATGCCCATCCTCAAAGACCTGGCAACCGTGGCATTCTGTGACGCCCAGTCCACACAGGAGATCCACGAgaag gtcCTGAATGAGGCAGTGGGGGCTATGATGTACCACACCATCACCCTGACGCGAGAGGACCTGGAGAAGTTCAAAGCCCTGCGCATCATCATCCGCATCGGCAGTGGCTATGACAACATCGACATCAAAGCAGCCGGAGAACTGG gtattgCAGTGTGCAACATTCCGGCAGCAGCGGTGGAGGAGACGGCCGACTCCACCATTTGCCACATCCTGAACCTGTACCGCCGGAACACCTGGCTGTACCAGGCCCTGCGTGAGGGCACCCGCGTCCAGAGCGTGGAGCAGATCAGAGAGGTGGCGTCTGGGGCCGCACGCATCCGTGGAGAGACCCTGGGCCTCATTGGCTtcg gtcgCACAGGTCAGGCGGTGGCGGTGCGGGCGAAGGTGTTTGGCTTCAACGTGATCTTCTACGACCCGTACCTGCAGGACGGCCTGGAGCGCTCCCTGGGCGTACAGCGCGTCTACACCCTCCAGGACCTACTCTACCAGAGCGACTGCGTCTCCTTACACTGCAATCTCAACGAACACAACCACCACCTCATCAATGACTTCACCATCAAACAG atgcgTCAGGGGGCGTTCCTGGTGAACACGGCTCGGGGGGGTTTGGTGGATGAGAAGGCCCTGGCCCAGGCCCTGAAGGAGGGGCGGATACGTGGAGCTGCCCTGGATGTGCACGAGACCGAGCCCTTCAG CTTTGCCCAGGGCCCTCTGAAGGATGCCCCCAATCTGATCTGCACCCCACACACCGCCTGGTACAGCGAGCAGGCCTCTctggagatgagagaggcagCAGCCACTGAGATCCGGCGAGCCATTACCG GCCGCATCCCAGACAGCCTAAGAAACTGCGTCAACAAGGAGTTCTTTGTCACCACAGCACCCTGGGCAGTGATGGACCAGCAGGGCGTCCACCCTGAGCTCAACGGCGCCACCTACAG GTACCCGCCGGGGCTGGTGGGTGTAGCTCCAGGTGGCATCCCAGGGGCGATGGAGGGTCTGGTGCCAGGTGGGGTGCCCGTCGCCCACAGCCTCCCATCAGGCACCCACCCCTCCCAGGCCCCCTCCCCTAACCAGCCGTCCAAACACGGCGAGACCAGAGAACACCTGACCGAGCAATAG
- the ctbp2l gene encoding C-terminal binding protein 2, like isoform X4: MWRQHFPGIRPQIMNGPMHPRPLVALLDGRDCTVEMPILKDLATVAFCDAQSTQEIHEKVLNEAVGAMMYHTITLTREDLEKFKALRIIIRIGSGYDNIDIKAAGELGIAVCNIPAAAVEETADSTICHILNLYRRNTWLYQALREGTRVQSVEQIREVASGAARIRGETLGLIGFGRTGQAVAVRAKVFGFNVIFYDPYLQDGLERSLGVQRVYTLQDLLYQSDCVSLHCNLNEHNHHLINDFTIKQMRQGAFLVNTARGGLVDEKALAQALKEGRIRGAALDVHETEPFSFAQGPLKDAPNLICTPHTAWYSEQASLEMREAAATEIRRAITGRIPDSLRNCVNKEFFVTTAPWAVMDQQGVHPELNGATYRYPPGLVGVAPGGIPGAMEGLVPGGVPVAHSLPSGTHPSQAPSPNQPSKHGETREHLTEQ; this comes from the exons ATGTGGAGGCAACATTTTCCAG GTATCCGGCCTCAGATCATGAACGGGCCCATGCACCCGCGCCCGCTGGTGGCGCTGCTGGACGGCCGGGACTGCACTGTGGAGATGCCCATCCTCAAAGACCTGGCAACCGTGGCATTCTGTGACGCCCAGTCCACACAGGAGATCCACGAgaag gtcCTGAATGAGGCAGTGGGGGCTATGATGTACCACACCATCACCCTGACGCGAGAGGACCTGGAGAAGTTCAAAGCCCTGCGCATCATCATCCGCATCGGCAGTGGCTATGACAACATCGACATCAAAGCAGCCGGAGAACTGG gtattgCAGTGTGCAACATTCCGGCAGCAGCGGTGGAGGAGACGGCCGACTCCACCATTTGCCACATCCTGAACCTGTACCGCCGGAACACCTGGCTGTACCAGGCCCTGCGTGAGGGCACCCGCGTCCAGAGCGTGGAGCAGATCAGAGAGGTGGCGTCTGGGGCCGCACGCATCCGTGGAGAGACCCTGGGCCTCATTGGCTtcg gtcgCACAGGTCAGGCGGTGGCGGTGCGGGCGAAGGTGTTTGGCTTCAACGTGATCTTCTACGACCCGTACCTGCAGGACGGCCTGGAGCGCTCCCTGGGCGTACAGCGCGTCTACACCCTCCAGGACCTACTCTACCAGAGCGACTGCGTCTCCTTACACTGCAATCTCAACGAACACAACCACCACCTCATCAATGACTTCACCATCAAACAG atgcgTCAGGGGGCGTTCCTGGTGAACACGGCTCGGGGGGGTTTGGTGGATGAGAAGGCCCTGGCCCAGGCCCTGAAGGAGGGGCGGATACGTGGAGCTGCCCTGGATGTGCACGAGACCGAGCCCTTCAG CTTTGCCCAGGGCCCTCTGAAGGATGCCCCCAATCTGATCTGCACCCCACACACCGCCTGGTACAGCGAGCAGGCCTCTctggagatgagagaggcagCAGCCACTGAGATCCGGCGAGCCATTACCG GCCGCATCCCAGACAGCCTAAGAAACTGCGTCAACAAGGAGTTCTTTGTCACCACAGCACCCTGGGCAGTGATGGACCAGCAGGGCGTCCACCCTGAGCTCAACGGCGCCACCTACAG GTACCCGCCGGGGCTGGTGGGTGTAGCTCCAGGTGGCATCCCAGGGGCGATGGAGGGTCTGGTGCCAGGTGGGGTGCCCGTCGCCCACAGCCTCCCATCAGGCACCCACCCCTCCCAGGCCCCCTCCCCTAACCAGCCGTCCAAACACGGCGAGACCAGAGAACACCTGACCGAGCAATAG